CTCCTGATGGGTATCTAACCTCTCCTTTGCGCATGCTTTCGCCGAATGTCTATGAAGGAGAAATAGAAATACTAAATATCCCCGAGTACTTCTTGGGTTTTCATTTACCTCAGCACTGCTTACATCTCAATCTAAAAAGCTCACTGGCACAGTTAGGCGTAGATGCCAAGATCAAAGAAGCTGAGCTCAGTAAAGAATGCTCCCGAGCCCGTCTATTACTACAAATTAGCAGTCACGATCCCGTAGCCTCCGTTATGCTTACCCTATTAGAACCTGGAGATTACATTGCGAAATTATTTTCTTCTGATGATCGTAGACTAGTGCGCTCTCCACAATACCTAGAGAGAATGCTGAAACATACGGATAAATCAGGCATGCCTTTATTATGTTTTGGCAAAAAATTAGAACACCTAATTTCTTTAGACGTTATCGATGATCGTCTTGTCGTCTCTCTTCCTACCCTTCCTGGAGTGATTCACTATGATCATAAAATTTACGGCCTACTACCTCTAATAGGAAAAGCATTAGGTCAACCCAATATGAGAATAAGAAATTTCCTTTCTCTGTACCAACATAAAGTGGATCGTGAAAAATTACCCCTGCGTGACCGTATACTACTTATAAAAACTGAACCGTTGCATATTCGCACGGTGTTTGCTCGCGTTGTAGACTCTCTTCTTCCTGAAGGAGTAAAACATACTGCAGCAAATATTTTAGAACCCACGACACAAGAGTCTGGAGATATTTACGAGTTTTATGGAACAAGTTCTGTCCCTGTAGAAACAATTCCTTTAGAATTTTTCACTATTGAGCCCTATAAAGAACACTCTTTTTTCTGTTATCGTGATCTACTAAAATCCTCTCTAGAATCTGAACCATGTATTTTTGACATTTTTGAAACTACACCAGGCACCCAAGAAAAAGCCGCAACCTTCATCTCTAAAGGTAGTGAAATTTCAGAACTATCACAAAATTCTTGGTTAGTCGGTTCTGCGAAATCCTTGTATGATAAAACAGAACCCTATCCTACAAATCTGCAAGAATACATAGAAGAACAACCCTGCTTTCCTTTCCTCCAAGCTATGGAAACAGGACACATCACAAGTCAAGGAGTACTTTTCTCCAGATACTTTCCTTCTGCCTGTCTCAAAGGTATGTTACTTTCTTACCATGTAAATTATTATCTAAAGCAAATCTATTTCCAAATACCCTCCTATACCTATGGAGAATATTTCTCTGAACATGACCGTTCATTACTTATGGACTTATACTTTGCAGGGATCTCTACATTCTGGGTAGATAAAGTCTCTAAACGCGTTTTACAATATGTAAAACGTGGTGGGAAAGATTCAGGAATGTTTGTTCCTACTCAACGTGTTCAAGAGTTTCGTTCTGCCTATTTTATTGGTATTCATGGCTCTTGTATCGTTTCAGAAGGTTATAAAGAAGATCTCCGTGCATTTTTAAAAGGAATACACGATCTTACCCAGGCTCTGCCTATTCCTGGATTCCCTCCAAAAACTCCCTTAGCAATTATGACGGGAGGCGGCCCAGGAGCTATGGCCATAGGGAATGAAGTCGCTACAGAACTAAATCTTCTCTCTTGTGGTAATACTGTAGATTTTGAGCAATCTCCAGGAGCACACCAAGCTGCAAATCCTTATACACAAGCAAAAATGACCTACCGGCTCTCTTCTTTAATCCAACGTCAAGAACACTTTCATGTAGACCTTGCTCTATTTGTTACCGGAGGCATGGGAACAGACTTTGAATTTTCTCTTGAACTCATCAGTATAAAAACAGGAAAGAAACCTCCTGTTCCTATATTCCTAATCGGGCCGGCATCCTATTGGAGAGAAAAGGTTACCCCTGCATATCAAAGCAACTGCAAAGCAGGAACAAATCGCGGTTCAGAATGGGTAAGTAATTGCATATTCTGTATTTCTACTCCTCAGGCGGGAATCGAGATTTTCAGAAGATATCTCAATAATACATTACCTATAGGACCGGAATACCCTCCCTATCCTGATGGATTCTTAGAGGTGTGATTTAGAAGCCGTAGGTTAAGCGAAAGCCGTAGTAATTACACGGCTCTCGCACAAATTGACCTTCTTTAGAAAATCCCTGGTGGTACTCAACAAACGCACGGATTTTCCTGCCTACATCACGAAATTTTGACCATTCCATACCTAAAATATAGGTTTGATCTATACCAAAACGCTGCTCTTCCCAAAAACGAAAGTGCATAGCAAAAATAGGTTGTGCGTGTAAATTTCCTTCTCGCAATCCAAAAGGACGTAATTCTGCTCCTGCCTCTATGTATAAAGGGCGCTCAGGAAATGTCAGATCTCGACTGATAATATAGCCTAGACCTCCATAAAGACGCAGCTGCGCATTATAGCGTAAAGAAGCAAAGAAATCGATTCCCTCATCACTAAGATTAAATCTTGGAAAATTCGGATGAGCCAAAAGAAACTCGTCCCCTAAATGTGAGGAAAGATGCCAAAGGCGCAAACGGAAACTCCATTTATCTACAGCAAATCCTAGTAGACCCGCGACGAAAAAGTCAGAGTTTACCATGCACGAATCAGGATGATCTAAATCAAAAACAGAAAAGACACCACCTTGAAGACCAATATCTAAATCCCCATGAAATCTAGAAATATCGAAAAGACGTAGGAGAATAAAATCCCCACCAAAAATAGCAGAACCCACGCGATTTCCGATGACCTTCTCGTTAAAACGAATTCCGGCGCTATTTGTTACCTGACGGGGATCAGCAATTAACGGAGCGAAAAGTATAGTATTTTGCGGCAACCACACGCCCTCTTTACCACAGACAATCTCCGTTCCTAAAGCTTTCTGCTTTGGCAATACAGGACAACCCTCTCTATAACGATTGTAACATTCTTGATATGAACTATCACAAATCTCGACAGCAGTGATGCAGGGTAAATCTTTAATGAAATCTACAATCGCATTGGAAAGGACTGTATCCACAGGAAGGGAAAATACATAAGCAACGTTATCTTCAACAACTACCTGAGTACAGCTATCTAAAAAATGCATATCTACGAGAGCTTGTACATACCCCGTAAGATAACAGCCATTTCCAGATTCTTGGATATTTTCTGGTAACTGATCTGAGCGAGTAACAGCTTTTCTAAAACTCTCACAATCAGGACAACGTGCAGCTTCTTGAGCTACAGTAGTTAAACAAGATGAAAAATAGCAAATAAATACTACGCTGCATAAACAGCAGCTATAACGTAACAGTCTTCCCATGGTATCCACAATCTATAGAAAGAGCTGATTTATTTAGCAACAATCGAACGTAGATTCAAAAAAATCTATCTTATCAAATCGATCTCAAAAATATCCTGAAAGGAATATGTAACTCATAACCAAAGACTCGGCAAGAACAAGAAAAAATAAGACAAAAGAAACAAAAGCTGCATATTTTGAGAGCTAAAACTTCTCTTATGAAGAAGATAAACACAAAAATAATTCTTTTAACAAAGAGGAATTAAATTAATTAAAGTTAAAAAACAGCACGACAAAAATATAAGAATATTTATAAGGAAAAGAACGAGTTTGGAATACTTAAATCACAGGAACAGCCCGCCTGTGACTCCTCTATCACTCCTAAGCTTGTGATTCTAAACGTAAATTTAGCATCACGAAAAAAAAGAAAACTTTCCCTTTCCCATCCAGTTACTCCAGTTAACTGGGTGGGATTTTTATATAAAAAAAGCCACATCCCAATATTTTTAAGATGCAGCTTTTCTACAAAACGAAAATCTAATCAAACGTCAGAGCGTCTATTGTTCAAGAGGCTTGCCTTCTTGATCTGCCCAGCGGATTCCACCCTTACCACCTGTTTTAGGCCCTCCAGATTGTTTAAGAATCCCCTTACTTTTCTGCTCTCGTATGCGCTCAGATTTTCTTGTTCCCTCGGCTTTAGGAGCATCTCCACCGGAAGCCTTAGCTTTGGGGAATATAAACTTTTCAGAACTCACTTTGGTTAAATCCGGGCTAAACTTATACCCCTCATTTTTACCATCTGTTTTTGCCTTTTGTTGTAAACGTGCGGATTTCCTTGTTCCCTCAGCTTTAGAAGGACTAGATTTTCCAATTGGTACTTTAGCTCTAGGGATTGCTACTGGTTTCTTATTCCCTTTTATAGCACCCAAATCTGGGCTAAAACTAGATGAACCTTCATCTATTTTAACTTCAGGTCTAGGAATTTTGAAAGGTTTGCCCAAAGGCTCAGGCGTATACATATCTTGCTTTCTCTTACCTCCAGGAACTAGTTTCCCAACCCTAGCTTTTGCTTCTTTAGCAAGATTTCTCATTTTTATTTGTTCTGGAGTTTTCTTCTCCTTTTTACCACCAAGCTTTTCTTGAATCTTGCTCTTTACTTGCCTTGCAGTGGCAGCTATTTTTCTTCCAGCTCCACTTACGGCACCCCCTACGGCAGATCCCGCTCTTTCCCCAGTTTCTTTAATTTTCTGACCCAATCCTAACACCTTAGCAGCAGCTTCATGAGCTTTCTTCCCACCCGTTCTGCCTATTCTAGATTCGAGATATCCCGAAGCACCTCGCACACCTTTTTGTCCACGAATCGCACCTCTTCTTGTGAATCTTGAACCTCCCCCTACGCCACGAAGAGGATCGTCTTTATTATCTTCGGGGCCACGAGATGGTCCTGCAGCAGAACTTCCGTAAGGGTTAATTGGATTCATAATTAAACCTAAAAAAATCTTTTTAATATTTAATTAAATTATAAAACTTATTTTGAAAATAAGAACCAATTAAAATGCTAAAAACAATGTATTTAATAATAAATTAAGGAATCTTAATGATTTTTCAGAGGGAACGACTTACATTTCTCTAGTGGATCTTAGATAACGAAGAACGTTTGTTTTAGAAAAAACAGAAAGGTATATGAAAAAAGCAGAGCCTTTTTTAAGATGTCTGACATATACCACAGATAACGAAAAAACGCGATGCGAAGAAATAGTAACTTTTCACAATTAGAAACCAACTATCTTTTCTCTGGTATTCGTCAAAAAATCCGTACTTTTCGTGAAGAATTTCCAGAAGCTTCTATTATCGATCTATCTATAGGGGATACCACTCAACCACTACATACGTCAGTCATTGATATCTTTACAAAATCTGTACAGAAATTAGGGAATCCGAAAACCTACCGCGGTTATGGTCCTGAGTTAGGCCTGCCAGCTTTAAGAGAGAAACTCTCTGAGGTTTTCTATAACGGGAAAATTTCTCCCGAAGAGATTTTTATCTCAGACGGAGCAAAAATGGATATTTTCCGTCTACTATCCCTATTCGGTCCTGAGAAAACTGTAGCCATCCAAGACCCTTCCTATCCTGCATATATAGATACAGCACTTCTTGCAGGAGCTAAAAAGATTGTTAAACTTCCCTGTACAAAAGCAACTAATTTCTTTCCTGTGATTCCTCAAGAAGAAGTCATAGATATTTTCTGTTTATGTTCTCCTAACAATCCTACAGGCACTGTATTAACTAAAGAGCAACTGAAAGAACTTATTGCCTATGCTAACTCTAATAGAAGTATAATTCTATTTGATGCTGCCTACAGCGCATTTATCTCTGATCCCTCCCTACCAAAAAGTATCTTTGAAATTCCTGAAGCACGCTCTTGTGCTATAGAAATTAATTCTTTCTCTAAGTCTTTAGGATTTTCAGGAGTACGTTTAGGATGGAATGTAGTCCCCAAAGATCTTCAATACAGCGATGGTCTTTCTGTAATTCGTGATTGGGAACGTTTCCTATATACAACATTCAATGGAGCTTCTTTACCTGTTCAAGAAGCCGCAGTTGCCGGAGTTTCTTTATTTCCAAATTTAGAAACTATCGCGCATTATCGCCATAATAGTTCACTTTTGCGCGAGGCTCTAAAAAAAGCTGAATTTTCTGTATACGGTGGCGAGCACGCTCCCTACCTTTGGGTTGAAGTCCCCGATATTATTCCTGACGAAGATTTTTTTGACTTTTTCTTACACCAGTATCATATTGCCATCACTCCTGGTAAAGGATTTGGCGCGTGCGGAAAAGGTTTTGTTCGCTTTTCTTCTTTAGGAAAAACAGAAGATATTGTTGCAGCTTGCCAACGGTTAACTCTAACATCTGTATATGATAGAATGGTGTTGTCACTATGATTCTTCGTAAAATTGCTCAATATACTTTCTTTCTTTCTATTGTCTGTTCTTTTATTTCTGTAGTTGTTTCTTCACCAAACCCAGAACAAGGATCTCCTAAAGTCGCTGTATTCTTATCTTTTTCCCATTCAATACTCGAAGATTGTAGTCAAAGCTGCATAGATGTTTTAAAAACATTAGAAAATTCTCCAGAAGTTCTTGTTGTGAACGCTGAAGATAGCGTTGTTAAAGCGAGGAAACTCGCTCGCACGTTACATAGTGATCAAGATGTTGTAGCTATTGTCACCCTAGGTTCTATAGCAACAAAAATTATGAGCCAAATCGAAACAAAAAAACCGATTATCTATGCTGCCGTTCCTGAAGGAGAAACATTGACTTTCCCTAAAAAGCAAACAAATATCTACGGTGTTAATGATACTCTAGATATCAATCAATGCTGTTTTGCTATACAAGCAGTAAGAACAAATGCCGAATCTTTAATCTATATAAAACCTGCTGAACCCTTTCCCTCAGCATTGCAAAAAGAAATTGAGAAGAAACTCCATGCATCAGGAATCGCTGTTACAGAAATTACTGTAACACCTGCAAATTTTAAAACACGTATCCAACAGGCTATCGACAAACATCCTTCTGCTATCTTTATTCCTTTTTCCTCTTTAGCACATAAACAAAGAACGACATTTATCGAAGATATCCTTAAAGAAAAAATCCCCGTAATTACCGATGATTTTTCTTTAGTAGCTGAAGGAGCATGCGTTGCTTGTGGTGTCGATTTTAAAAAATCTGGGAAACAAGCAGCCCAAATGGTGTATCATTTACTCAATAGACACCAAGATATCGAGGGATTACGTAAAATCATCGCTGAACCGCTACCACAAACAACAACATTCAACGAAGATGTTATCCGCCGTCTAGGTTTAAAAATCAACAGAGCCGAACGCAAGCAATTCCGTTCTATTATCTTTAAAGATAATAGAGATAAGAAAGCCGCTGTAAAAAGTGATAAGCCAGAGGCTGAAAAAACTTGTAGTCCAGCTTAAAATCTACATTCTCGCCAACTAGAGACTATAGACTCCGTAGCCTTGGGTAATAGAAGTCGCTTTTTCCTGGAGGTCTCCCCTGAAATCAACGTAACATCACGTTTAGGAAGAGATAAAGTTTTGGCTAACAAAGCAATCACTGCTTCGTTAGCCTTTCCTTTTTCTGGAGCTTCGGTGACACGTATTTTCAATACTTCACCTTCAAATCCGACGATTTTATTTTCTTTAGATTTTGGGGTAACTTTTACCTCCAAAATCCAATATTCCTCATTCAAGGATTACTCCTGGGATATTGTAAGATAACCATCAGTTTCACTTGCCCATGCCGCTAAAGAATGTAGACATACTCTAGGAGCCCAATCGTGCTTCAGAATTGCTTGCGCAAATCCAGGGCCAGAAATATCGTATTTTTCCTTATCAAAATGCTTAGTTACCCGAGAACGATCTAAATGGATAAAAGGTTGGCTACTTACAAATAAAATGCGCTCAGAACCATCTCCATGATACGCACGAAGAATTTTTAATGTATCATGACGCGTTCCATACTTTTGACCCTCTGCAGGTTCAGCAACTAGAAATTCTACATCAACACCGCCAGAAGTATCTCTCCACGCAGTAGGAACTACCATCTGCATCCAAACAAACCTAGCGATTTCGTCTTCCGAAGAAGGAAGTTTGTGCTCTCCAGGATTCCAATTTTCTTCTATAGGAAATGGATTATGACGGTTGTCATAAAATTGATCAGGGTTTTCAACCTTGGCATAACGCTCTCTTCTTCCTGATAGGAAAATAATCTTTTTAAAACGTACACCACGATTCCATTCACGAATGAGGAAATCTAAACGCTGACGAATGGTCGCAAGTGTACCACCAAAGACTACAGCGCTTCCATAAGTAGCTGCATAAGCAGGAACTACCTGCGTCATTCTCAATAAAGAAAGATCATTATAAAAAGCATGATCGTCCTTTATTGGCAAAGAATCAAAATCAGCAGCCATACGCTGCTCCCGAGTTAATAATAAAGGCTTTGTTACCTCTACTAATTCCTCAGGGGTCTCTACCTCAGGCAAATCACAAAGTTCTAGAAGATGACTTACAATAGGAAGATACTTTTTAGGAGAACAGGAAGTATTTCTATCTGCAAAGGGACAACAGCCCGTAATTAGCAGAAACATCATCCCCAAACACACTGGTAATGAGCGTTTTCTTTTGATATTCATAAATAAAGGTGTCCTAAACAATCCGTAGTAACAAGAGTGAACATACTAGAGCATTTTAAAAAAGACAACACTCAAACGGACAGTAAGAAGCTTTCTTTACTTATATAATCTTAAGAATCATCCTCAGAGGCTTTCTTGTCCTTCCCATCTTGATTATCAACATCTTGAGTTTCTATAGTGTTATCTTCAGGACGACGTATCGTATCCTCATCAGATAAATCTCCCCTTCCAGAAACCGAAGTTCTTACCGAAGCTGTATTTTGACGTTCCGAAGTAGTTCCTGATGTAGAGGCAAAAGGATTTTCAAATCTAGGATTTTTCTCATTCTTATCTGCAGAAGGAAACTGCAGTTTGCTACGAATCTTTTTCACTATCCAGAATAAGAAAAATAGCATTTTGTCATACAGAGTGTGAAACATCTGTACTAAGGTATTCCATAATGTCTTTAACTTATTGACAAAAGCTTGACAGCAAGAAACTGTTGCTGCTGCTTCCTCCGGTGATTCTGTAGCTGATCGGATGAACTCTTCCTCTGTAGGAATATGCATCTCTTCTAAAAGAAGACGCACATTTTGAATCTCTTGAGATATTTTAGGAATAGCACCTCTAGAGTCAATTTTCCAACCTTCCTCACCTAAACGCAATCCAATGTGATTTAGGTTTGAAATAATTTCCTCATAGCGTCTTCCAAAAGCAGTCTTTAAATCCTCCATAGACATGCTCATTATCTCATGATGCGTATCCCCCAAAGCAGACACCAGACGCACTGCTGTACTTTCCAATGCATTTATACGACCGTTTAACGAGGCCACTCCACGACGCAAATCAAGAAATTGTTCTTCGAGATCACTATCTTGGATAGATTTTCTAGATGATTGTCCTGCAGCACCAAGTTTCGTCTTCTGAAAATCCTCAATCCTTCTTTTCAAGTTATCAACTAAAGTCTTAGTTTCTTCGACGCCATCAAATAAAGCATCTGAAAACAGATCAACCTTACCGAAAAGTTCTTCTTCTTTTTTATGAAGATCACTCACAATTTCTTCGGTGATACCCGCCGCTTCCGCTGATAATGGGGATAAACTAGAGGGCATCCCAACAACGATCACCGAGTTGGCTATATCTTGAATATCAGCAATTGCAGCATCTATGTTCGCCACCTCCCCAGCAGATAAAACCTCAACACTCAATCCTGTTTCAGTAACACCACCAGCTGCGCCTTCCTGATCTTGAGAAGAGCTATCTGTATTATCCACATTATCCAAATGGGCGTTTGGATCCTCTGGAATAGGATTAGGATTTTGACCAGAACTTCCACTTACTGATGACATAAGATTACCGAATAAAAAAATAAAAAAATCTTCTTTTCAACTAATTATATTTATATCTAATTGGATATTTATTTTTTAAAAACAAAAGAGGAATGTAAATAATATTAACTAAAAACAATCATTTGTAGTTAATACTAGCAATTGATCAAGAAAAGCTGCTGTGTTAAGATTTATCGATTCGTAAAGACTTCTATATTTCGATACAGAAAAAGAATATCTATTTCAGTGTCTACTAGTTAAAAATCAAAGATCTGTGATTGCTACCTTATGAAAACTTCCCAGCTTTTTTACAAAACTTCTAAAAATGCAAATAAAGAAGCCGCTGTTTTATCTTATGAGCTTCTAGAAAAAGCTGGATATATTTTCAAAACGGCAAAAGGAATCTATACCTATACTCCATTATTTTGGCGTGTAGCTCTTAAGATGATGGATATTATTCGCGAAGAGTTAAATGCCATTGGAGGTCAAGAACTTGTGCTTCCCATTCTTCATCCTGCAGAACTCTGGCAAAAGACAGGGCGTTGGGAAGCGTTCCGCTCTGAAGGCCTGCTCTATACTCTAAAGGATAGAGAGGATAAAGAACTCTGCCTTGCTCCTACTCATGAAGAAGTCGTTTCCATGTTTGTCTCTCAATGGCTATCAGGAAGAAAACAATTGCCTATCCATCTGTATCAAATCGCAACAAAATTCCGAGACGAAATCCGACCAAGATTCGGATTGATGCGCGCTAGAGAATTCCTAATGGAGGACAGCTATACATTCTCAGATTCTCCGGAACAGATGAATGAGCAATACGCCAAGCTTAGACAAGCCTATCAAAATATATTCGATAGATTGGAAATCAAATATGTTATTGTAGAGGCGGATGGAGGAAAGATTGGCAAGGGGAAATCCGAGGAATTCCATGTTCTCTGTTCCCTAGGAGAAGATACTATTTGTGTGAGTGGTGCTTACGGTGCGAATATTGAAGCTGCGGTTTCACAACCTCAACAATATACGTATGATAAAGAACATCTCCCTATAGAAGAAGTAATCACGCCTGATGTACGAACAATAGAAAATCTCCAGGACTTCTTCTCCCTTCCCCCTCATAAAATCATTAAAACTCTAGTGGTTAAGCTCTCATATGGAGAAAAAGACAAGTTTGCTGCTATAGGCATCCGAGGAGATCGTCAGCTCAATCTGACTAAAATACGCTCTAAACTTAATGCTGATGAGTGCATCCTAGCTTCAGATGAGGAAATTCAAAAACATCTAGGCACAGAAAAAGGCTTTATCGGTCCTTTAAACTGTCCTATCGAATTTTATGCTGATGAAACCACACGCTGTATGACAAACTTTGTCTGTGCAGGGAACACTAAAGATAAACATTACAAAAACGTAAACTGGGATCGAGATATTCCCCGACCTGAATATGCGGATTTCCTTCTTGCTGAGGCGGGAGATCTTTGCCCAGCAAATGGCAATTCTCCCTATGAAATCTTTGAAGGTGTAGAAGTTGCGCATATTTTTAATCTAGGTACACGCTATACAGAATGTTTCGAAGTAGGCTTCCAAAATGAACAGGGTGAACAACAAACCTGTTGGATGGGAACCTATGGCATTGGCATTGGCAGAACCTTAGCTGCTTGTATAGAACAACTTGCCGATGATCGTGGCATCGTCTGGCCTAAAGCGATTGCTCCTTTTGATATCGCTATTCTTTACAATGGTGGTGACTCTGCATCTCAAGAAGCTGCTGAAAAAATCTATAAAGATCTCCAAAATTATGGTTATGCTCCTCTATTAGATGATCGCAATGAAAGACTTGGATTTAAATTAAAGGATAGCGATCTTATTGGAATTCCGTACAAGCTTATTCTAGGCAAAACTTTCCAAAGCTCTGGGATACTTGAAATAGAATCTCGATCCAAAGAAAAGTTTTCCGTAGAACCAAAAGATTTTTTCAACTGGTGTGAGAATTATTTTCCAAAACCCCGTGGTTTCTCCCCCATTTCCTAGAGATAGATTAGCATTCTTTGGAATCGAGTGCTAAATAACCTTGACCTCAGGAGACCGTTTTCCTATAATAGTCACCAGCGAATAGATTACTTATATTGGAAAACTGACATGTCCAGGTCGTGGATCTCAAAACGAGAGTCTAAGGTTCTTTACATACTCTTAACAACAACAGAACTGTATTTAAAAACAGGTCAGCCTGTTGGGTCAAAAACTCTGAAGGAATATGAATCTTCCAATCTAAGTACGGCAACTATTCGTAATTATTTTTCGGAGTTAGAGGCAGAAGGATTTCTAAAAAAGAATCACATCTCCGGGGGTAGGATCCCCACGGATCTAGCTTTTCGTTATTATGTGGACCACTGCGCAGACTTTTCTCAGGAAGAATTACCCGAATCTACAATAAATCTGTTAAATCAATTGCCCGAAGAAAGCCAAAATATCGTCAAAGATTTACAAAAGGCATCAGAACTCTTAGGAGAAGCGCTACAACTGCCTACATGTTTTTCCTCTCCGCGATTTGAAAATGACTCCGTAACTAATATCCAACTTTCTTTGGTGGATGAACAACGCGCTGTTGTCATTCTATCCACAGAATTCGGTCAGGTATTTACAGACACCCTATGGCTATCAGAAACATCAAATCCAGCTTCTTTAAAACGTATCGAAACCTTTCTTCAAAGTTATGTCCGTAAGCAATCCCCAACCGAGATTCTTTCACAAAAAGAAGAAGATCTAGGGATGACTCTATATAACGAAGTCGTAGTACGTTATCTCACCCGTTATTGTAATTTCAGTGAGGAAGATTTATATCAAACAGGATTATCAAAACTCTTAAGATATGAGTCTTTTAAAGATCCCGATATGCTAGCTCTAGGATTATCATTTTTTGAAAACCGACGCCATATGTGTAAACTTTTAGATATTGGTATGCACAGAGACCGACCCAC
This DNA window, taken from Chlamydia sp. 04-14, encodes the following:
- a CDS encoding ABC transporter substrate-binding protein codes for the protein MILRKIAQYTFFLSIVCSFISVVVSSPNPEQGSPKVAVFLSFSHSILEDCSQSCIDVLKTLENSPEVLVVNAEDSVVKARKLARTLHSDQDVVAIVTLGSIATKIMSQIETKKPIIYAAVPEGETLTFPKKQTNIYGVNDTLDINQCCFAIQAVRTNAESLIYIKPAEPFPSALQKEIEKKLHASGIAVTEITVTPANFKTRIQQAIDKHPSAIFIPFSSLAHKQRTTFIEDILKEKIPVITDDFSLVAEGACVACGVDFKKSGKQAAQMVYHLLNRHQDIEGLRKIIAEPLPQTTTFNEDVIRRLGLKINRAERKQFRSIIFKDNRDKKAAVKSDKPEAEKTCSPA
- a CDS encoding DUF1207 domain-containing protein; protein product: MGRLLRYSCCLCSVVFICYFSSCLTTVAQEAARCPDCESFRKAVTRSDQLPENIQESGNGCYLTGYVQALVDMHFLDSCTQVVVEDNVAYVFSLPVDTVLSNAIVDFIKDLPCITAVEICDSSYQECYNRYREGCPVLPKQKALGTEIVCGKEGVWLPQNTILFAPLIADPRQVTNSAGIRFNEKVIGNRVGSAIFGGDFILLRLFDISRFHGDLDIGLQGGVFSVFDLDHPDSCMVNSDFFVAGLLGFAVDKWSFRLRLWHLSSHLGDEFLLAHPNFPRFNLSDEGIDFFASLRYNAQLRLYGGLGYIISRDLTFPERPLYIEAGAELRPFGLREGNLHAQPIFAMHFRFWEEQRFGIDQTYILGMEWSKFRDVGRKIRAFVEYHQGFSKEGQFVREPCNYYGFRLTYGF
- a CDS encoding proline--tRNA ligase, with the protein product MKTSQLFYKTSKNANKEAAVLSYELLEKAGYIFKTAKGIYTYTPLFWRVALKMMDIIREELNAIGGQELVLPILHPAELWQKTGRWEAFRSEGLLYTLKDREDKELCLAPTHEEVVSMFVSQWLSGRKQLPIHLYQIATKFRDEIRPRFGLMRAREFLMEDSYTFSDSPEQMNEQYAKLRQAYQNIFDRLEIKYVIVEADGGKIGKGKSEEFHVLCSLGEDTICVSGAYGANIEAAVSQPQQYTYDKEHLPIEEVITPDVRTIENLQDFFSLPPHKIIKTLVVKLSYGEKDKFAAIGIRGDRQLNLTKIRSKLNADECILASDEEIQKHLGTEKGFIGPLNCPIEFYADETTRCMTNFVCAGNTKDKHYKNVNWDRDIPRPEYADFLLAEAGDLCPANGNSPYEIFEGVEVAHIFNLGTRYTECFEVGFQNEQGEQQTCWMGTYGIGIGRTLAACIEQLADDRGIVWPKAIAPFDIAILYNGGDSASQEAAEKIYKDLQNYGYAPLLDDRNERLGFKLKDSDLIGIPYKLILGKTFQSSGILEIESRSKEKFSVEPKDFFNWCENYFPKPRGFSPIS
- a CDS encoding DUF167 family protein → MNEEYWILEVKVTPKSKENKIVGFEGEVLKIRVTEAPEKGKANEAVIALLAKTLSLPKRDVTLISGETSRKKRLLLPKATESIVSSWRECRF
- a CDS encoding LL-diaminopimelate aminotransferase, with the translated sequence MRRNSNFSQLETNYLFSGIRQKIRTFREEFPEASIIDLSIGDTTQPLHTSVIDIFTKSVQKLGNPKTYRGYGPELGLPALREKLSEVFYNGKISPEEIFISDGAKMDIFRLLSLFGPEKTVAIQDPSYPAYIDTALLAGAKKIVKLPCTKATNFFPVIPQEEVIDIFCLCSPNNPTGTVLTKEQLKELIAYANSNRSIILFDAAYSAFISDPSLPKSIFEIPEARSCAIEINSFSKSLGFSGVRLGWNVVPKDLQYSDGLSVIRDWERFLYTTFNGASLPVQEAAVAGVSLFPNLETIAHYRHNSSLLREALKKAEFSVYGGEHAPYLWVEVPDIIPDEDFFDFFLHQYHIAITPGKGFGACGKGFVRFSSLGKTEDIVAACQRLTLTSVYDRMVLSL
- a CDS encoding CT392 family protein; translation: MSSVSGSSGQNPNPIPEDPNAHLDNVDNTDSSSQDQEGAAGGVTETGLSVEVLSAGEVANIDAAIADIQDIANSVIVVGMPSSLSPLSAEAAGITEEIVSDLHKKEEELFGKVDLFSDALFDGVEETKTLVDNLKRRIEDFQKTKLGAAGQSSRKSIQDSDLEEQFLDLRRGVASLNGRINALESTAVRLVSALGDTHHEIMSMSMEDLKTAFGRRYEEIISNLNHIGLRLGEEGWKIDSRGAIPKISQEIQNVRLLLEEMHIPTEEEFIRSATESPEEAAATVSCCQAFVNKLKTLWNTLVQMFHTLYDKMLFFLFWIVKKIRSKLQFPSADKNEKNPRFENPFASTSGTTSERQNTASVRTSVSGRGDLSDEDTIRRPEDNTIETQDVDNQDGKDKKASEDDS
- a CDS encoding LOG family protein, whose protein sequence is MYNLFHRNHDATSPDGYLTSPLRMLSPNVYEGEIEILNIPEYFLGFHLPQHCLHLNLKSSLAQLGVDAKIKEAELSKECSRARLLLQISSHDPVASVMLTLLEPGDYIAKLFSSDDRRLVRSPQYLERMLKHTDKSGMPLLCFGKKLEHLISLDVIDDRLVVSLPTLPGVIHYDHKIYGLLPLIGKALGQPNMRIRNFLSLYQHKVDREKLPLRDRILLIKTEPLHIRTVFARVVDSLLPEGVKHTAANILEPTTQESGDIYEFYGTSSVPVETIPLEFFTIEPYKEHSFFCYRDLLKSSLESEPCIFDIFETTPGTQEKAATFISKGSEISELSQNSWLVGSAKSLYDKTEPYPTNLQEYIEEQPCFPFLQAMETGHITSQGVLFSRYFPSACLKGMLLSYHVNYYLKQIYFQIPSYTYGEYFSEHDRSLLMDLYFAGISTFWVDKVSKRVLQYVKRGGKDSGMFVPTQRVQEFRSAYFIGIHGSCIVSEGYKEDLRAFLKGIHDLTQALPIPGFPPKTPLAIMTGGGPGAMAIGNEVATELNLLSCGNTVDFEQSPGAHQAANPYTQAKMTYRLSSLIQRQEHFHVDLALFVTGGMGTDFEFSLELISIKTGKKPPVPIFLIGPASYWREKVTPAYQSNCKAGTNRGSEWVSNCIFCISTPQAGIEIFRRYLNNTLPIGPEYPPYPDGFLEV